In the Podospora bellae-mahoneyi strain CBS 112042 chromosome 4, whole genome shotgun sequence genome, one interval contains:
- a CDS encoding hypothetical protein (antiSMASH:Cluster_4; EggNog:ENOG503Q00E) yields the protein MRRASRAPDRPGANAQDAPVLLQDLLPHASAATPYSTNIDSDHHNDPLPTSPFIPNTTSNIPTSPPNIQYNPAAPTPPVPPPTTPPQPPLTNSATSQTPATSPISTIPNQQPSNPSSTTFTPSSPTLSTRLTKLLTRLSTLPTPPIITYLHKHLKVPTILLITLLLFIFVTLISWQAHNLDWPLARIPIPSGILLLTIVAKFTDWALAGVTDDAWERLQWGPLLQRGRGNMLTFLVMGSGFGSWWRVLFSSGVQPGEETKLMRLRRLVRTKWKWRLRFSARFWSFIRIFVWLFVQFPGLIIMAMIENKDSFHPTAWADVTGGMGVFNVSAGWFQPGDPFTYRLVFGILQDPTITVTTTPIGEECSREDSCQSYILSGGTTLVQPWAFVPRQLTDNHAYVIENAPAYQIDGWETSFNHSLPYAFWTDDQCRVFTSQSPLGAVDGSLQICVKNDGDDGRLLAGIRECGSNVDKTGNCTLDPAYPGWDSFPAFSSVIELYRLNVDLVTDRHTQTIIELSNQASPIKQIIAPEDFLDAFALLLCPFPTNSTQISRWCAPSAVNQQLTASLAWRIQLAYSERYLDDQLSMDMLRNLFATVLYMFNPVYRAISIDGSVPWRPYETVLGLPPENTFRGSPAIQSSYVAPATWTVVAFIVSAVVLISAAVIAMVVSSVYADMPDLNKFLVLDGMKVVVVDPATGDETFFGNVVCREKTKEGVIYVASRTTVCLARSGATAGSDGNASSPASR from the exons ATGCGGCGAGCAAGTCGAGCTCCAGATCGACCTGGAGCAAATGCCCAAGATGCTCCAGTTTTGCTCCAAGACCTCTTACCTCATGCTTCAGCTGCCACCCCGTATTCCACCAATATTGACTCAGATCATCACAACGACCCATTACCAACATCTCCATTTATCCCAAACACCACGAGCAACATCCCGacctccccaccaaacaTTCAATATAATCCAgcggcaccaacaccaccagtcccaccaccgacaacccctcctcaaccaccactcaccaacTCCGCAACCTCTCAAACTCCCGCCACTTCCCCAATCTCAACCAttcccaaccaacaaccatccaacccatcttccaccaccttcactccttcctccccaaccctctcaacccGTCTCACCAAACTCCTCACCCGGCTATCAAccctcccaacaccccccatcatcacctacCTCCATAAACACCTCAAAgtccccaccatcctcctcatcaccctcctcctcttcatcttcgtcaCCCTCATCTCCTGGCAAGCCCACAACCTCGACTGGCCTCTCGCCAGAATCCCGATCCCCTCCGGCATTCTCCTCCTGACAATAGTAGCCAAGTTCACAGACTGGGCACTCGCCGGCGTAACCGACGACGCCTGGGAACGACTGCAATGGGGTCCATTACTGCAGCGAGGCCGAGGGAACATGTTGACGTTCCTTGTGATGGGTTCCGGGTtcgggagctggtggagggtgtTATTTTCTTCGGGGGTGCAGCCGGGAGAGGAGACGAagttgatgaggctgaggagATTAGTCAGGACGAAATGGAAATGGCGGCTTCGGTTCAGCGCTCGGTTCTGGAGTTTCATCCGCATCTTCGTTTGGTTGTTTGTCCAATTCCCAGGCTTGATTATCATGGCCATGATCGAGAACAAAGACTCCTTCCACCCAACAGCATGGGCGGACGTCAccggtgggatgggggtgttcAACGTGAGCGCGGGTTGGTTCCAGCCTGGTGACCCATTCACTTATCGACTGGTTTTTGGTATCCTTCAAGACCCAACCATCACGGTGACTACCACGCCAATAGGTGAGGAATGTAGTCGGGAGGATAGCTGTCAGTCGTACATCTTGTCCGGGGGGACAACCCTTGTTCAGCCTTGGGCTTTTGTACCGCGGCAATTGACTGACAACCACGCCTATGTAATTGAGAACGCGCCGGCGTATCAAATCGATGGCTGGGAGACCTCGTTCAACCATTCGTTGCCGTATGCCTTCTGGACTGACGACCAGTGTCGGGTGTTCACCTCTCAAAGCCCGCTGGGTGCGGTTGATGGCTCGCTTCAAATTTGTGTGAAGAacgatggagatgatggacgGTTGTTGGCAG GCATCCGAGAATGCGGTAGCAACGTGGACAAGACCGGCAATTGCACCCTTGATCCGGCCTATCCAGGGTGGGATTCCTTCCCGGCCTTCTCATCTGTCATCGAACTGTATCGACTGAACGTAGACCTTGTGACAGACCGTCACACCCAGACCATCATCGAGCTGTCCAACCAAGCTAGTCCAATCAAGCAGATAATCGCACCTGAAGACTTCCTCGACGCAttcgccctccttctctgccCCTTCCCCACAAACTCGACCCAAATCTCCCGATGGTGCGCCCCCAGCGCCGTGAACCAACAGCTCACAGCTTCGCTCGCGTGGAGAATCCAACTGGCCTACAGCGAGAGGTACCTTGACGACCAACTCTCCATGGACATGCTTCGTAATCTCTTTGCAACGGTGTTGTATATGTTTAACCCAGTCTATCGGGCTATTTCCATCGATGGTTCCGTGCCGTGGAGACCCTACGAGACAGTACTTGGACTGCCACCAGAGAACACCTTTCGAGGGTCCCCAGCCATCCAGTCGAGCTATGTCGCCCCGGCTACTTGGACTGTGGTTGCTTTCATCGTGTCGGCGGTAGTACTAATCTCTGCGGCGGTCATCGCGATGGTTGTGTCGTCTGTATATGCCGATATGCCTGACCTTAACAAGTTCTTGGTGTTAGATGGGATGAAagtcgttgtcgttgatCCCGCAACTGGGGATGAGACTTTCTTTGGCAATGTTGTATGTCGGGAGAAGACGAAGGAAGGAGTGATTTATGTGGCGAGCCGGACGACCGTCTGTCTTGCGAGGAGTGGGGCGACAGCAGGGAGCGACGGGAATGCATCCTCACCTGCTTCGAGATGA
- a CDS encoding hypothetical protein (antiSMASH:Cluster_4; EggNog:ENOG503NWAP; COG:S): protein MPSKRKLDLPPAEIYKAAKLASNGSRHAHVEEDDDLEAGPAPPPEDDDGDYGPSAPPEDDDGDDEEGRFFGGGITQTEKEVLDFMDSNQQSTAFDAGPETIDGSWLKKTALSFEKKISRNAELRAKFENDPSKFIDSEADLDSAIKSLSILSDHPSLYPLFAQLGSAASLVSLLAHENTDIAIDAVEILSELTDQDVSASEPDWLSLVNACLEADLLGLLTSNFSRLDETNESDREGVYHALSLLENLSSSPTICDKLGSDKPLVQYLLNRISTPQEKETSQNKQYSAEILAILVSSSLPNRTCLVSLNAVDILLQQIAPYRKRDPDKSSSSYTPEFIRNSFECLSSLVSSPEGKKAFIEAEGVELCLIMLKDGGPKITKPSSLRLLDHACAFSPEMATKIVTEGGLKTLFTMFMKNKTSVGQTTEHLIGIFASMLRFLPAESPERIRTLAKFVEKEYEKLEKTVQLRREYAARLGVVDAAIQEENNTLDTKDREEMEDEFFSRRLDAGLFCLQSIDVVLAWLIAEDDGARDKIKELLADRDEDLGVLRKTIQEQIEGVDEGGEDGRETKEMLSTLVRFLV, encoded by the coding sequence ATGCCCAGCAAACGGAAGCTGGATCTTCCCCCGGCTGAAATCTACAAAGCAGCCAAACTTGCCTCCAATGGCTCCCGACATGCTCACGtagaagaagatgacgatcTCGAAGCTGgtccagctcccccaccagaagacgacgatggcGACTACGGTCCATCAGCGCCACCagaggatgacgacggcgacgacgaagaaggcCGATTCTTTGGCGGCGGGATAACacaaacagaaaaagaagtccTCGACTTTATGGATTCCAATCAACAATCCACCGCGTTCGACGCAGGCCCCGAAACGATTGACGGCTCCTGGCTCAAGAAAACTGCCCTCTCCTTCGAGAAGAAAATCTCGCGCAACGCCGAGCTCCGCGCCAAATTCGAAAACGACCCTAGCAAGTTCATCGACTCGGAAGCCGACCTCGACTCGGCAATCAAgtccctctccatcctctccgacCACCCATCCCTCTACCCCCTCTTCGCCCAGCTCGGCAGCGCCGCCAGCCTCGTTTCCTTGCTAGCCCACGAAAACACCGACATCGCCATCGACGCAGTAGAGATCCTCTCCGAGCTCACAGACCAAGATGTCTCCGCCTCCGAACCCGACTGGCTCTCCCTCGTCAACGCCTGCCTCGAGGCCGATCTGTTAGGTCTCCTAACCTCCAACTTTTCCCGCCTAGACGAAACCAACGAGTCCGACCGCGAGGGGGTATAccacgccctctccctcctcgaaaaCCTCTCCAGTTCCCCAACCATATGCGACAAACTCGGCTCTGACAAGCCCCTGGTTCAATACCTCCTGAACCgcatctccaccccccaagaGAAGGAAACctcccaaaacaaacaatACTCCGCCGAAATCCTGGCCatcctcgtctcctcctcccttcccaaccGGACTTGTCTCGTATCCCTCAACGCGGTGGATATTCTCCTTCAACAGATCGCCCCCTACCGCAAACGCGACCCAGACAAGAGCTCATCATCTTACACCCCCGAATTCATCCGCAACTCATTCGAGTGTCTATCCAGTCTTGTCTCCTCTCCCGAAGGCAAAAAAGCCTTTATCGAAGCAGAAGGGGTGGAGCTCTGTCTCATTATGCTCAAGGACGGGGGCCCAAAGATAACCAAACCGTCCTCACTACGACTGCTCGATCACGCATGTGCGTTTTCCCCCGAGATGGCAACCAAGATTGTGAcagagggggggttgaagacTTTGTTTACGATGTTTATGAAGAACAAGACTTCTGTAGGGCAGACAACGGAGCATCTAATCGGGATATTTGCCTCGATGCTTCGTTTCCTACCAGCCGAGTCCCCTGAACGAATCAGGACGCTGGCCAAGTTTGTCGAGAAGGAGTATGAGAAATTGGAAAAGACGGTGcagctgaggagggagtaCGCTGccaggttgggggtggtggatgctgCTATTCAAGAAGAAAATAACACGCTGGATACGAAAGACAGGGAGGAAATGGAGGATGAGTTCTTCTCCAGGAGGCTAGATGCGGGGTTGTTTTGCCTACAGAGTATAGATGTTGTTCTTGCCTGGCTCATCgcggaggatgatggcgcTAGGGACAAAATCAAAGAGTTGTTGGCCGACCGGGATGAGGATCttggggtgttgaggaaaaCGATACAAGAGCAgattgagggggtggatgaggggggcgaggatgggagggagacgAAGGAGATGTTGAGTACGTTGGTCAGGTTTTTGGTGTGA
- a CDS encoding hypothetical protein (antiSMASH:Cluster_4; COG:G; EggNog:ENOG503P310) yields the protein MLTITTQDYTIPDPELSVLGRSQCNSLKQNLVPKITGPNPELEVGLIIVSPMRRTIETALLAFGDLGIPFEAHAGWQENSTQPCDTGSPIPSLKSEFPQVNFDHVDPVYPDKTSPSGKKYFNTKQAIMARGQEVLRDLKQRKEKAIIVVSHSGFLRAGVTGRWYMNADYRVFDIADQDEGNVKIQEREWTAKEGGLGWSFEERVELGDGLVDEIEEPVLD from the exons ATGTTGACAATAA caaCACAAGATTACACCATCCCCGACCCAGAACTCTCCGTTCTAGGCCGCTCCCAATGCAACTCCCTCAAACAAAACCTCGTCCCCAAAATCACCGGCCCCAACCCCGAGCTCGAAGTAggcctcatcatcgtcagcCCCATGCGCAGAACCATCGAGACAGCCCTCCTAGCCTTTGGCGATTTAGGCATCCCCTTTGAAGCTCACGCCGGGTGGCAAG AAAACTCAACCCAACCCTGCGACACAggctcccccatcccctctctAAAGTCTGAATTCCCTCAGGTAAACTTTGACCACGTCGACCCAGTCTATCCCGACAAAACCTCCCCGTCTGGGAAAAAGTATTTCAACACTAAACAAGCCATCATGGCCAGAGGGCAAGAGGTTCTCAGGGATTTGAAAcaacgaaaagaaaaggcgATCATCGTCGTGTCACATTCGGGGTTTTTGCGGGCGGGGGTTACGGGGAGGTGGTACATGAATGCTGATTACAGGGTGTTTGATATTGCGGATCAGGACGAGGGAAATGTGAAGATccaggagagggagtggactgccaaggagggggggttggggtggagttttgaggagagggtcgagttgggggatgggttggtggatgagattgaggagcCGGTTTTGGATTAG
- a CDS encoding hypothetical protein (antiSMASH:Cluster_4; BUSCO:EOG09265K5D; EggNog:ENOG503P6MU; COG:S) codes for MSKASKLTLLGTSLFALGTVVFVHYQQKAEQQAMHQGVIRDMEQQRLKRERQADFDMQRALETEYKKHQSVRDTTAEMDPALSKRGGLNVPVAR; via the exons ATGTCAAAAGCGTCCAAACTCACCCTCCTGGgaacctccctcttcgcGCTGGGCACAGTCGTCTTCGTGCACTACCAGCAAAAGGCCGAGCAACAA GCCATGCACCAAGGCGTAATCCGCGACATGGAACAACAACGCCTAAAACGCGAGCGACAAGCCGACTTCGACATGCAGCGCGCCCTCGAGACCGAGTACAAAAAGCACCAAAGCGTCAGGGACACAACCGCCGAGATGGACCCAGCACTGTCAaaaagaggggggttgaACGTGCCGGTAGCCAGGTag
- the YSA1_2 gene encoding ADP-ribose diphosphatase (COG:L; antiSMASH:Cluster_4; EggNog:ENOG503NZ8Q), whose product MSSGTDPSAARIVSVKPLENKDARWLNLVQIEYLTPDGQTRQWEAIHRTTTPKSSPGGVDSVHIIAVRSCSSDPSRKEILLEKQFRPPAGKVCIEFPAGLVDPNESIETCALRELREETGYVGEVMGKVGGNMVMFGSPASSAAKTVFIHATIDTGKPENQTPVAELEDGEFIEPFWVPLASLHSQIRRLAEEGFAIDSKVGIYAEGLEMGRSLNGA is encoded by the exons ATGTCTTCAGGAACCGATCCATCAGCCGCGAGAATTGTTTCCGTAAAACCACTG GAAAACAAAGACGCCCGCTGGCTCAACCTAGTCCA AATAGAATACCTCACCCCCGACGGACAAACCCGCCAATGGGAAGCCATCCACCGCACTACCACCCCTAAATCGAGCCCAGGCGGCGTCGACTCTGTCCACATCATCGCCGTCCGCTCTTGCTCATCAGACCCAAGCAGGAAGGAGATTCTCCTAGAGAAACAATTCCGGCCACCAGCGGGCAAGGTCTGTATCGAGTTCCCCGCCGGACTGGTTGATCCTAACGAGAGCATCGAGACGTGTGCGCTGAGAGAGCTGAGAGAGGAGACGGGGTATGTcggggaggtgatgggcaaGGTTGGGGGGAATATGGTGATGTTTGGAT CACCCGCATCTTCGGC CGCCAAAACAGTCTTCATCCACGCCACCATCGACACGGGCAAACCAGAAAACCAGACCCCCGTCGCCGAACTCGAAGACGGCGAGTTCATCGAGCCATTCTGGGTCCCGCTTGCCAGTCTACACTCCCAAATCAGAAGGCTAGCCGAGGAAGGTTTCGCCATTGACAGCAAAGTTGGGATCTACGCCGAAGGCCTAGAGATGGGACGCTCGCTCAACGGTGCCTAG
- a CDS encoding hypothetical protein (antiSMASH:Cluster_4; EggNog:ENOG503Q02Y) has product MALIHRFAFPGLQPPTDNQSASEPTMKLSTFLFLSLTTQTIALNPAKPLRRQDGPSFLCPVPCDSTWCCLTGQTCQENSNSDIPYACDDPLLQTTEEPFALETFISVISSIESDVVSLGCSLEGVPSGSSCSITVTPLTSYTFETGLPTERPTPRPDNVVSSSTSSAGVGENGRRVGMDGGLLGAGFGMVVGWLV; this is encoded by the coding sequence ATGGCACTCATCCATCGTTTCGCCTTTCCCGGTTTGCAGCCTCCCACCGACAATCAATCCGCCTCGGAACCGACAATGAAGCTCTCAACCTTTCTCTTCCTATCCCTTACCACCCAAACCATCGCCTTAAACCCTGCCAAACCCCTCCGGCGCCAGGACGGACCGTCCTTCCTCTGCCCAGTCCCGTGCGACTCAACATGGTGCTGTCTAACCGGCCAAACCTGTCAAGAGAACTCAAATTCTGACATTCCCTACGCATGTGACGACCCCCTCCTACAAACCACAGAGGAGCCCTTCGCACTGGAGACGTTCATTTCGGTGATAAGCTCAATCGAGTCGGATGTCGTATCGCTAGGATGCAGTCTGGAGGGGGTGCCGAGTGGGAGCTCGTGCAGTATCACCGTGACACCGTTGACGAGCTACACGTTTGAGACTGGGCTGCCTACTGAACGGCCGACGCCGAGGCCGGACAATGTCGTGAGTAGTAGTACCAGCAgcgctggggttggggagaatgGAAGGAGAGTGGGAATGGATGGGGGTTTGCTGGGTGCCgggtttgggatggtggtggggtggttggtttga
- the VMA10 gene encoding H(+)-transporting V1 sector ATPase subunit G (COG:U; antiSMASH:Cluster_4; EggNog:ENOG503P53V; BUSCO:EOG09265PWR) — MSAQNSAGIQTLLDAERDASKIVQKAREYRTKRVREARDEAKKEIEAYRAKKEEEYKKFEAEHTQGNKAAEEEANKEADAQIAKIREAGKKNQDKVINDLLEAVFNPRPEPIAA, encoded by the exons ATG TCGGCCCAAAACTCCGCCGGGATCCAGACCCTTCTCGAC GCTGAGAGAGACGCCAGCAAGATTGTGCAAAAGG CTCGCGAGT ACCGCACCAAGCGCGTCCGTGAAGCCCGCGACGAAGCCAAAAAGGAGATTGAGGCCTACCgcgccaagaaggaggaggagtacaaGAAGTTTGAGGCCGAG CACACCCAAGGCAACaaggccgccgaggaagaagccaaCAAGGAGGCCGACGCTCAGATCGCCAAGATCAGGGAGGCGGGCAAGAAGAACCAGGACAAGGTCATCAATGATCTGCTCGAGGCTGTGTTTAACCCCAGGCCGGAGCCTATTGCTGCTTGA
- a CDS encoding hypothetical protein (antiSMASH:Cluster_4) encodes MKGCFSFARYALVLLGVLSIHMCCDLQRATCPYPGCVFLNTEKPWTLQCDAYRARVRESPGKWPPYSYVICPNGFTPEPPPRRGNLGVATDYCEFHKEEVFPRLFKHRWIPQDKCEVRRTINTFVSAVTGALSASEDLEQDMWGQGQRGIDFPRVSFGSVEWNRPASSYLYEEPISPRTVSSAIIPNLGPVTAGPGEHHHLRLAPLQTALDDGFYLDLPKELQACNPAANEQMGIVDGAQVHST; translated from the coding sequence ATGAAAGGCTGTTTTTCATTCGCCAGGTACGCACTCGTTCTCTTGGGAGTGCTATCTATCCACATGTGCTGTGACCTGCAACGCGCGACTTGTCCATACCCAGGTTGTGTGTTTCTCAACACCGAAAAGCCGTGGACCCTCCAGTGCGATGCTTATCGTgcgagagtgagagagagccCGGGGAAATGGCCACCATATTCCTACGTGATCTGTCCCAATGGTTTCACGCCTGAGCCGCCGCCTAGAAGAGGGAATCTAGGAGTGGCGACTGATTACTGCGAATTCCACAAGGAAGAAGTCTTCCCTCGGCTATTCAAACATCGTTGGATACCTCAGGACAAGTGCGAGGTGAGGCGGACAATTAACACCTTTGTTTCAGCCGTCACAGGGGCACTTTCGGCAAGCGAAGACTTGGAACAGGACATGTGGGGCCAAGGTCAGAGGGGTATAGACTTCCCCAGAGTTTCATTTGGAAGTGTTGAGTGGAATCGACCGGCATCGTCATACCTCTATGAGGAGCCCATCTCACCGCGAACGGTTTCGTCAGCGATAATACCGAACCTTGGTCCCGTTACGGCTGGACCAGGAgagcatcaccatctccgTCTTGCACCTCTACAGACTGCACTAGATGATGGGTTCTATTTAGACTTGCCGAAAGAACTTCAAGCGTGCAATCCGGCTGCAAACGAACAAATGGGCATAGTTGATGGCGCGCAAGTTCACTCTACTTAA